The following are encoded together in the Synchiropus splendidus isolate RoL2022-P1 chromosome 7, RoL_Sspl_1.0, whole genome shotgun sequence genome:
- the lhx2b gene encoding LIM/homeobox protein Lhx2b isoform X2 has product MDILACRSEPNSYNILPSAATMLFHSLPGGDVHGVVEEMDRRAKSESAAISSSIDMGESETSHPCLNTDRVALCAGCGRKIADRYYLLAVDKQWHMRCLKCCECKLNLESELTCFSKDGSIYCKEDYYRFSVQRCARCHLGISASEMVMRARDLVYHLNCFTCSTCSKMLTTGDHFGMKDSLVYCRLHFETLIQGEYQTHFNHAEVVAHKGLGQANALGLSYFNGVGTVTKGRPRKRKSPGPGAELAAYNAALSCNENDGESMDRDSQYSSSQKTKRMRTSFKHHQLRTMKSYFAINHNPDAKDLKQLAQKTGLTKRVLQVWFQNARAKFRRNLLRQESSGVDKASDGSTLQGGTPSGPASEISNASMSPSSTPTTLTDLTNPTMPTVTSVLTSVQGECRSPSQTTLTSLF; this is encoded by the exons ATGGACATCTTGGCTTGCAGAAGCGAACCGAACAGTTACAACATCCTCCCGTCGGCGGCCACCATGCTCTTCCACAGCCTCCCCGGAGGCGACGTGCACGGCGTGGTGGAGGAAATGGACCGCCGAGCCAAGAGCGAGTCCGCGGCCATCAGCTCCTCCATCGACATGGGAGAGTCGGAGACG TCTCACCCGTGTCTCAACACCGACCGAGTGGCTCTGTGCGCGGGCTGCGGCCGCAAGATCGCCGACCGCTACTACCTGCTGGCCGTGGACAAGCAGTGGCACATGCGCTGCCTCAAGTGCTGCGAGTGCAAACTCAACCTGGAGTCCGAGCTCACCTGCTTCAGCAAGGACGGCAGCATCTACTGCAAGGAGGACTACTACAG ATTTTCTGTGCAAAGATGCGCCCGGTGCCACCTGGGGATCTCTGCCTCCGAGATGGTGATGCGCGCCCGGGACCTGGTCTACCACCTCAACTGCTTCACCTGCAGCACCTGCAGCAAGATGCTGACCACCGGGGACCACTTCGGCATGAAGGACAGCCTGGTCTACTGCCGCCTGCACTTTGAGACTCTCATCCAGGGAGAATACCAGACTCACTTTAACCACGCGGAGGTGGTGGCGCACAAGGGCCTGGGCCAGGCCAACGCCCTCGGACTTTCCTACTTCAACGGCGTCGGCACGGTGACGAAAGGCCGACCACGAAAGCGGAAAAGCCCCGGTCCCGGAGCCGAGCTCGCTGCCTACAACGCAG CGCTGAGCTGCAACGAGAACGATGGCGAGTCCATGGACCGGGACTCACAGTACAGCTCCAGTCAGAAGACCAAGCGCATGCGGACGTCCTTCAAGCACCATCAGCTGAGAACCATGAAGTCCTACTTCGCCATCAACCACAACCCAGACGCCAAGGACCTGAAGCAGCTGGCGCAGAAGACCGGTCTCACCAAACGGGTCTTGCAG GTGTGGTTCCAGAACGCTCGCGCCAAGTTCCGGAGGAACCTGCTGCGGCAGGAGAGCAGCGGCGTGGACAAGGCGTCCGACGGCTCCACGCTTCAGGGAGGCACGCCCTCGGGTCCGGCCTCGGAGATCTCCAACGCCTCCATGAGCCCCTCCAGCACCCCCACCACCCTGACAGACTTGACGAACCCCACCATGCCCACCGTGACCTCGGTGCTGACCTCAGTGCAGGGCGAGTGCCGCAGCCCCTCACAGACCACGCTGACCAGTCTTTTCTGA
- the lhx2b gene encoding LIM/homeobox protein Lhx2b isoform X1 has protein sequence MDILACRSEPNSYNILPSAATMLFHSLPGGDVHGVVEEMDRRAKSESAAISSSIDMGESETSHPCLNTDRVALCAGCGRKIADRYYLLAVDKQWHMRCLKCCECKLNLESELTCFSKDGSIYCKEDYYRRFSVQRCARCHLGISASEMVMRARDLVYHLNCFTCSTCSKMLTTGDHFGMKDSLVYCRLHFETLIQGEYQTHFNHAEVVAHKGLGQANALGLSYFNGVGTVTKGRPRKRKSPGPGAELAAYNAALSCNENDGESMDRDSQYSSSQKTKRMRTSFKHHQLRTMKSYFAINHNPDAKDLKQLAQKTGLTKRVLQVWFQNARAKFRRNLLRQESSGVDKASDGSTLQGGTPSGPASEISNASMSPSSTPTTLTDLTNPTMPTVTSVLTSVQGECRSPSQTTLTSLF, from the exons ATGGACATCTTGGCTTGCAGAAGCGAACCGAACAGTTACAACATCCTCCCGTCGGCGGCCACCATGCTCTTCCACAGCCTCCCCGGAGGCGACGTGCACGGCGTGGTGGAGGAAATGGACCGCCGAGCCAAGAGCGAGTCCGCGGCCATCAGCTCCTCCATCGACATGGGAGAGTCGGAGACG TCTCACCCGTGTCTCAACACCGACCGAGTGGCTCTGTGCGCGGGCTGCGGCCGCAAGATCGCCGACCGCTACTACCTGCTGGCCGTGGACAAGCAGTGGCACATGCGCTGCCTCAAGTGCTGCGAGTGCAAACTCAACCTGGAGTCCGAGCTCACCTGCTTCAGCAAGGACGGCAGCATCTACTGCAAGGAGGACTACTACAG AAGATTTTCTGTGCAAAGATGCGCCCGGTGCCACCTGGGGATCTCTGCCTCCGAGATGGTGATGCGCGCCCGGGACCTGGTCTACCACCTCAACTGCTTCACCTGCAGCACCTGCAGCAAGATGCTGACCACCGGGGACCACTTCGGCATGAAGGACAGCCTGGTCTACTGCCGCCTGCACTTTGAGACTCTCATCCAGGGAGAATACCAGACTCACTTTAACCACGCGGAGGTGGTGGCGCACAAGGGCCTGGGCCAGGCCAACGCCCTCGGACTTTCCTACTTCAACGGCGTCGGCACGGTGACGAAAGGCCGACCACGAAAGCGGAAAAGCCCCGGTCCCGGAGCCGAGCTCGCTGCCTACAACGCAG CGCTGAGCTGCAACGAGAACGATGGCGAGTCCATGGACCGGGACTCACAGTACAGCTCCAGTCAGAAGACCAAGCGCATGCGGACGTCCTTCAAGCACCATCAGCTGAGAACCATGAAGTCCTACTTCGCCATCAACCACAACCCAGACGCCAAGGACCTGAAGCAGCTGGCGCAGAAGACCGGTCTCACCAAACGGGTCTTGCAG GTGTGGTTCCAGAACGCTCGCGCCAAGTTCCGGAGGAACCTGCTGCGGCAGGAGAGCAGCGGCGTGGACAAGGCGTCCGACGGCTCCACGCTTCAGGGAGGCACGCCCTCGGGTCCGGCCTCGGAGATCTCCAACGCCTCCATGAGCCCCTCCAGCACCCCCACCACCCTGACAGACTTGACGAACCCCACCATGCCCACCGTGACCTCGGTGCTGACCTCAGTGCAGGGCGAGTGCCGCAGCCCCTCACAGACCACGCTGACCAGTCTTTTCTGA